The genomic segment CCGCCCTTCCTTACCTTTCCTATGAACTGTGCCTCGTCGGCTTTTTGAGCGTACACACAACCTTAGAAAACGCTTACATTTTAATGCAGCAAACTAGTCGCTTCTTGCTACGGGCTTGCCTTTGCCCTTTCCTGTATGTTCCCGTTATCCCATTGTCCCGTTATAGCATTCGCGGCCTCTCTTTCCCATTTTATAGGATCAGCCTAGCCCTTTCAACCATTTGCTCGCACATCCAAGACGCAAATCTATTTATTTAGCCAAATCATGGCTTCCACTGCTGTGAAGCCAGCACAGCCAGTTCAATTTTATTCAGCAGCAGGCTGTATTCATTGGTCATTTCAAAGGAATGCGGCAGCGGCAGTTTTTGAAAATAAGGAAGCACCTGCGCAGCCTGCTGGAACCAATCGCCAGACTCAGGCGCCTCAACTGCTCGATCCGGCCAGACGCTGCTCAGCTTCGGACTGAATAGAGGAGCCGCACCCGGCGCCAGCCGTCTCCCCGATAGCCGCTCCCTGTAAGGCTTCTTTGGCGGATCACGCCTAACTGCTGCAAACAAATGAGGGGCATAATCCGCACGTGAACCCGTGTGACGAATGGCCCGCGCGAAAGCAATGGCGCCGCCATGCACCTCCGGCACACTGAACAGCAGCGCATACAGCCGTTTGCCGAACTCAATTCGTTCTTTCAGATTGTCGAAGTTTTCCAAAATGAGCCCCGCCAGCTTCATCTCTTCACCCCCGGAGCGATAACAAAACACAACCGCATTAAGCTGCAATAACGACTGCAAGCCAAAAAACACCGTATCCAGCACCTCCTTGCGGAAAAAGGGATGCTGTACAATTCGCTTTTCAATGTAATTTTGCTCATTCACGATCAGCGCAACCGTCAAAATAGCGGAATCGCCGCTCTCCCAAAATGTTTGCCAGACCGGTACCATAAAGCGTGAAACACCAAGCTGTGGCAGTAAATAAAACAACGGACGCCCAGCTCTGCAGCTCGCCTCATACAGCAGCAGCTGCGGAAAAGCATCCTGAAAAATCAACGCATTCGCGCGCTCTAAAAAGCGGAATACAGCCTCGCGGGCGGAACGGCCGAGCAAATACGGCAGCCACTCTCCTTGTAAATCGGTCATATTCCAGCCGCCATTGCGCGATACCAAATGCGCCAGCAGCGCCCAGTGCAGCTCGGGCCTGCGTTCATAGATCGCCAAATAAGCTTCCGTTCTCGTCACATTGTTGCGATTCAAATGAACGGCGTCTGCTCGAATCGCTGCAAGCAGCTCATACTCGGCTTGGCCGGCAGCGACAGTACTGTTCATAGGAGAGTTAACATGGGAGTTGGCATTGGGACTCGCATTTGGGCTGGCATTGGAGCCGCCTGCTTCCTGCTCCCGCTCAAGCAGCGTCCATGAGGCCGCAAGCTTGGCAACGATTGCAGGCTGCATCACAAGAGGGCGCGCCGCAGCAGCCATTTTTTGCGACTCGCCAAAGCTATGCCATTTGCCAACCGCATACAGCCATGCGTCTGCCGGCAGCTGGATGCAACGCCGCAGCCACGCCCTAAAACCGCTCCCAAGCTTTCCAACTGCGCCTCCCATAAGCTCTCCTCCATCCTTTTTCACAAACGCCATATTCCAAAAGCTACAATGCTGCTAAAAAGATAGTATAGCCGGAAAAGAAGCGCACTAGCAGCGCAGCTGCAAGAAAAACAATATATCCGCTTATATTAAAAAAAGCTGACCAGAGACGGTCAGCGAAACATGCCCCAAAGCTTGAGCAAGTGAAACGTATTGTTGGGGTCGATCTTCTGGGCGAGAACGAACGCGACGATCTGCTCCTCCTGCGTATCCGTAAGCGGCTCCTGCAAGATGCTAGCAGTTGATTTCACCAGCTTTCTAACTTTGACGCGATCCTGCAGGTCGAATTTAGTGACATTAGCGAGCAGCAGGCGCACGCGATCCTTCAAAAGCGGATTTTTCAGCTTTCCTTTAATACGTTCGACCAATTGCGGGCGAATACCGTACTTTTGGTAGCTCAATGCTCCAGACACCTCCATCTCGGCATACCGTTTTCACGTTTAACTATATGCCGGAGCTTCCCGGAAATTGCCTAATCGAGCTGTTCTCCTTGAAAAAGTTGATCTCGATTCAGCTTAGCCTGTATTCTTGCATAAGCTGGATTATCCCAAAAATCATCGCGGGCGCACAGCTCAGCCGCATCATCCCGCGCCATTTCCAGCACCTCAAAGTCCGCCGCCATGTCCGCAACACGAAATTCCGGCAAGCCGCTCTGCTTCGTTCCGAAAAAATCGCCCGGCCCCCGGATTTCCAAATCCCGGCGCGCTACCTCGAAGCCGTCATCCGTTTCCGTCATGACCTTCATGCGCTCGCGCCCTGTCTCCGACTTTGGATCGGCGACCAGCACGCAATAAGATTGATGGGCTCCACGGCCAACCCGGCCCCGCAGCTGATGCAGCTGCGACAAGCCGAACCGCTCGGCATCCATGACGATCATCAGCGTCGCATTCGGAACATCGACGCCAACCTCCACTACGGTCGTAGCCACGAGTACATGCAGCTCGTTCGCACCGAAAGAGCTCATGACCTGCTCTTTCTCAGCCGCGCTTAAGCGCCCATGCAGCAGGCCGATTTTCAGATCGGGAAAAGCTTGCTGAACCTGCATATACTGGTCGATGGCATTTTGCACATCCAGCTTCTCCGACTCCTCGATAAGCGGGCATATCATATAGGCTTGTCTGCCCTCTCCTACCTCGCGGCGGATAAAGCCAAGCACGCGGTCCATCATGCTATGCTTGACCCAATACGACTTAATCGGCTTGCGCCCATGCGGACGCTCGCGAATCGTCGATACATCCATATCCCCGAAAGCAGTAATCGCCAATGTTCGGGGAATCGGCGTCGCCGTCATCGTCAGCACATCGGGATTCATTCCTTTGCGCCGCAAGACGCTGCGCTGATTTACGCCAAAGCGATGCTGCTCGTCCACTACAACCAGACCGAGACTGCGGAAAAAGACCGTCTCCTGAATAAGCGCATGCGTGCCGACGACAATATCGATCAGGCCCATCTGAAGGCCAGCGAATACATCGCGGCGGCGGCGCTCCGTCATGCTGCCCGTCAGCAGTCCTACCTCTATATCCATGCCCTCGAACAGCTTCGTCAAGGAACGCATATGCTGCTCCGCCAATATTTCCGTCGGAACCATCAGCGCGCCTTGATGGCCGGACTTCACTGCCCCATACAGCGCAATGGCGGCAACGACCGTTTTACCCGAGCCGACGTCGCCTTGGAGCAGCCGATTCATGCTCGCAGGCTGGCGCATGTCGACCAAAAGCTCATTTACGACCTTCTTCTGCCCATCCGTCAACTCAAATGGCAGCGTAGCCGCGAATTGCCTAATCGTCTCCGCTTCAATCAAATGAGCGATGCCATCGCCCCGCTTGCGGCTGAGCATACGGTACGCCTGCAATTTCAGCTGAAATAGAAACAGCTCCTCATAAACCATCCGCCGCCGCGCTTCGAGACCTTCGCGTATATCGCCCGGCTCGTGAATGTGCAGCACCGCATCACGGCGGGGAATGAGCTGGTGCCGCTCCATAAGCTCAAACGGCAGCACCTCTTCAATCATCGCGCCATATTGCTGCAAAGCCTGCTTAATCGTCTTGCGCATCCATGGCTGCGTAATCGCCCCGCCGACGGAATACACCGGCTGCAGCGTCCCTGATTTGGCAGAGCCAGCCCCTTCCGGAAACTCGGACTCCGAGACGGTCATCTGCTGGCGATGCTGCTCCCACTTGCCCGTCAAAATAATCGTACGGCCAGGCGTCAGCTGGTCCCTTAGAAAATGGCGGTTAAACCATACCGCCGTAACGAGCAAAAAATCGATCTCTATTTTACAAGTGAGCCGCGATTTATTTTTCCCGTAACGCTGCAGCACAGGCATGCCCCGCACAACTCCTTGCACGGTAGCTTTGTCTCCATCCTTGACATCCGCTAGCGCGCGAACGCGATAATCCTCATAACGAAACGGAAAATAGTCCAGCAAATCGGCAACGGTATGAACGCCAAAGGCGTGAAGCTCTTGCTCCTTGGGAGCGCTCACGCCTTTAATTTGCCGGACGGAATATTGCTCCAGCGTCATCATAATCATTCCTCACACTTTATACATAAATACGGCCGATGTATCAGGACCCACATGAGTGCCAACCGTCGCACCAATCGTTATAAAATCAATGAATGCCACATTAGGCTTGTCTCTCAGCAGCGCTGCAAGCTCTTTCGCCGTCTGCTCCCCGTGCGTCCAGCCAATCGTTGCCCCGACGCGATCAGTGCCAAAATCCTTGTCGAGCATTTCCATGATGCGCTGCATCGCTTTTTTCGTACCGCGCACTTTATCGACAGACTGAACCGTACCTTCCTGGTCCAGCGAAAGAATCGGCTTAATATTTAAAATCGAGCCAAACAACGCCGCAGCCTTGCCGATTCGGCCGCCCTTCTGCAGAAATTCCAGCGATCCAACCAGAAAATAAAGGCTGAGCTCTTGTTGAAGACGAGTCACCTCTGCCAAAATCGCCTCTTTAGAGGCGCCTTCGTGAGCCATCCGTGCTGCCGTCACCACCTGAATGCCATAGCCATACGAAGCCGACTTGGAGTCAATGACCGTTACGTCCGCCTGCTCATCCAGCATCGACTTAGCTATGACACCGGACTGATAAGTGCCGCTGAGTACAGAAGCCAAATGAATAGAAATAATAATCGCTTGCGGATCATCGTGCAAAATCCGTTCATATACTTCAAGAAACTCCGCCGGAGACGGCTGTGAGGTTGTCGGAAGAACAGGAGAAGCTATCAGCTTTTCATAAAACTGCTCTTTCCCAATTGTCACGCCATCCAAATAGGTTTCTTCACCGAACAGCACCTTCAGTGGAATAACCTGAATGCCAAGCTCTGCACATCGTTCAGCCGGAATATCGGAAGTGCTGTCGGTAATAATATGAATGTTCCCCATCTTCGCCACCCCTTTCATACCCTATAAACGATTGCTAACTCACTAGTTCCCCATTCTTATTCCACTGCGAACAAATAGGGATAAAGCGGCTGTCCGCCCTCTTGAACTTCAAGCTCTGCATCCGGATAGGCCTCTGCCACCCATGCTTCCAGCGCTTCCGTATGTTCAGCCTTCGCCTCTGCTCCGGTCAGCACCGTAATGAGCTCGCCGCCGTCAGCCATAAGCTCGGCTATGAGCAGACGGCAAGTCTCGGCCAAATCTGCATGTGCCGCAACAATGGACTTCTCCTTAATGCCGATAAAATCGCCTTCGCGAATGCTCACGCCATCGATCGTCGTGTCGCGAACCGCGTGCGTCACTTGGCCGGAAACGACTTGACCAGCAGCATTTTTCATCCAATCCGTATTGCGCGAGACGGTCTCATCCTCTTTGAAAGCCAGTACCGCTGCAAGCCCCTGCGGAATCGTTTTTGTCGGGATAACCGTCACCTTGCGCTCACTAAGCTCCGCCGCCTGTTCAGCAGCAAGAATGATATTGCCGTTATTCGGCAGCAAATAAATATGATCCGCGACGAGCGATTCAATCGCCTTGACGAAATCTTCCGTGCTTGGGTTCATCGTCTGCCCGCCGGACAGCACAATATCCACTTCATTATCCAGAAAAATGTTCGAAATGCCTTCGCCCAGCGCTACAGCAATGATGCCGAATGGCGCCAGCTCATGAACTTGTCCAGGCGGCACAACCGCCCCCGACGTTCCCGCCAGCAGCTCTGGCGAGGAAATGCTTCCCGTCAGCGCATAATCAGGCAGTACCGCGTAGGATGGAATCGCTGCTTCCTCCTCTAGAAGCTCGCGGTGCTGATCACGCATATTCAAAATATGCAGATTCGTCAGCTCGCCATACGGCAGCGCCAAATTCAGCACATCACCCGGCCTGCGGGAATGCACATGAACTTTAATGATATCTTCCTCGGCGATGACGAGAATGGAATCTCCATCTTTGCCAAGCGCTTTCTTGAAAGCGTATTCATCAAAAAACGGCGCAGCTTTGCCCCCAGGCTTGCGATTTATAAAAAACTCCATGTCATAGAAAAATTCAATATCCGCCGTCTCCAGACGGGATTGTGCAGCAAAATTCGTCGTCTTAAGCGGAGCGGAAGCTGGTTGTGCCCTTGGAATGCTTACTTCTTCAGGCGGCGCCGCTTCAGATAACAGCGAATAGCTTTCATACGACCCTTCGCCTTCAACTAAATAGCGCACGAACCCTTCATAAATAAGCACTAGTCCTTGACCGCCAGAATCAACAACGCCAACCTGCTTAAGCACAGGGAGCATATCTGGCGTACGTTGAAGCGTTTCATTGGCTTTATCGTAAACCTCTTTCATCAGTTCAGTGACATCATTCGTACGGCGTGCATAAGCAACGGCATGCTTCGCAGCTTCCTTCGCTACCGTCAATATCGTTCCTTCCACAGGCTTTACAACAGCTTTATAAGCAAGATCAACACCGTGCTGCAAAGCCGCTGCAATCTGCTGGGGGCCTGCTTGCTCAGCATTTACAAGCCCCTTGGAAAAACCACGGAACAGCTGTGACAAAATAACGCCGGAATTGCCTCTAGCTCCCATCAGAAGCCCTTTAGACAATACTTCCGTCGCTTTGCCCAAGTGGTCGGACGGCTTGCTGCGCAGCTCACGAATGCCCGAGGCAATCGTCAAATTCATATTCGTTCCCGTATCGCCATCAGGCACAGGGAAAACATTCAACGCATTTACCTTGTCGACATTTTGATTTAACAACTCAGCGCCCAGCACGGCCATGGCGGTAAAATCGGAACCGTTAATGAAGCCCTTACTCAATGAAAATTCCCCTTCCTGCTATGTAGATACCCTAACATCCTGCACAAATATATGGACCTGGTCCACGTTAAGACCAATAACATCGCTCATCACATATTTTACTTTCGTCTGAATATTATGCGCTACTTCTGAAATTTTCGTGCCGTAGCTCACAATAATATACAAGTCAATATAAAGTTTATCCTGTTCTCTGCGAACTTCAACGCCGCGGGCCAGATTGTCTCTGCCCAGAAGCTCAGCAATGCCGTCCTTTAATTGTTTGCGAGAAGCCATCCCGACAAGCCCATAACAATCCAGCGCGGCGGAACCTGCCATGACGGCAATGCATTCCTCTGTTATGAAAATTTGGCCAAGTTCAGTGCTGAGCGCAAGTGGCATGGAATTTCACTCCTTTATCGTGTAGATCTCACAGCTATTTCCCGTCTAGCATGAATTACCCCGTTTAAAGTCAAATGCTACTGAAGAAGCAAGCTAAATCTTTGACTATTTATTATTGTACTATAAACTGTTACGTTATAGAAGGGCAGACGGTGCCAACCTTGGGCAAATCGCCAGAAAAAACAACAGTTTTAGTTGCTCAGACATCACAACTATGATACGATATCAAAGTATGTTTTTGTGCAGGCTTCTTCAACGCTTTTTCAAGCCTATGAAGCGGTTTTGCTCACGCAGAACCGGGAGCTTATGCTACGATGCGGTTTTGCTTATGCAATAACTGACAGCTTATGCTAACAATGCGCTTTTAGCTCAGCACTACTTGAAGGAGGTGTACTCATGTCCCGCAAATGTTTTCTAACAGGCAAAAGCCCTGGTACAGGCAATAACGTTTCCCACGCTAACAACAAAAACCGTCGTTCTTGGGGAGTAAACGTTCAGAAAGTTCGCATTCTAGTTGACGGTAAACCGAAACGTGTTTATGTCAGCGCGCGCGCTCTGAAATCCGGCAAAGTAACTCGCGTATAATTCATCTCCTGCAGCTTTATGCTGTATGGTAGACAAAAAGCACCTGGGCTCAGGTGCTTTTTATTGTTCACATAAACCACGATCATTCGAAGGCGGCTGCAAAGGAACTAACTTTTTTGGAAGGTATTCAAAATCGCCTTTACGAACCCGCCCAAAAATTTCGGCAGCTTGATCGTGTAAAATTTCATGCCCATCCCTCCTCAGACACGCTCATCGAAATGGTGACTTACATGCTTTTTCTTCCCGCATACACATGCTATGTTTCACGCAAAAAAATGGCTACACGAACCTGCGTTCATGTAACCATCCTATGCGCTTAACCTTTGTCCTATTCCATATCAAAGAGTGTGGAAAGCCTCTCCATGCAATGCTCACGCCATTGGTGGCGGATTCTCATTGATGAACTGAATTGCCGTATAAACCAAAACCACCAAGAAATAAAACAGCAGCCCCAGCACAATAACCGTTATACGTGCCCATAGCTTCTCAACCCTTTTGAAAAACTGAAAAATCAAATACAAAGCAAGCAAAGAAAAAACGTATTTGATCATCCCAGTCAAAATGGAGAAGGCTGCCAGCAGCAAGCCTATCCCGAGCGCAAATAGCAGCACCCACAGCCATGTCTTCCCTCGAGATGTCTCGTATTCTTCCATTACATCCTCCCAAGTGCAGCCAGCTGTGCCACTAGAGCCAGAGACAACAGCGTTCCACATCGAAATACAAGCCTATTCACTGCGCAACCCTAGCAGCTATTATGTAACATCATAATAAGATATGCGGCCTAGCGTAAAACGGATATAGCAGCCGCACGATCGGCTTGGGCAAATACCGCATTGCCGGCAACGAGTACATTCGCGCCCGCCTCCGTCACAAGCTTAGCCGTTTCTTCATTGATGCCGCCATCCACCTGCACATGCACATGCTGCAGCTCGCGCTCCATAAGCATGCTGCGAATTTGACGCAGCTTGTTAAGAGAATAAGGGATAAACTTTTGTCCGCCAAAGCCCGGATTTACCGTCATGACCAATATGAGATCCAAATCGCCCAGCACAGATTCCAGCACAGATACGGGAGTCCCTGGATTAATAGCTACCCCTGCCGGAAGGCCAAGCTCCTTAATTTGATAAATCGTACGGTGCAAATGCACACATGATTCTGCATGTACGGTAATTCGATCAGCACCAGCAGCTGCATAATTCGCGATTGACAGCTCCGGACGCTCAATCATTAGATGCACATCAAAAGGCAGCTTCGTTGCCGGCCTTACAGCCGCAATGACAGGAGGACCGAAGGTTAAGTTCGGGACGAACTGTCCATCCATGACATCTACATGAATCCAGTCCGCTCCTGCCTGCTCAATACCTGAAATTTCTGCTCCGAGCCGGCTGAAATCAGCCGATAAAATAGAGGGTGCTATTATAGTCATGGGTTTGTCAGTACCTCCGTTTTTTATCTTTCATTTCATTTAAGAACTGCAAGTAATTTTCATGCCGGCTTGGTTCGATTTTCCCTTCTGCCAAAGCAGCAAGAACGGCGCAGCCTGGCTCCTGCACATGCGTGCAGCCACGAAATTTGCAATCCGGAGACAACGCGCGAATTTCCCGAAAACAGTAGCCTAAATCTTCTATGCCAAGCTCGGTGAAATCTAGCTGGCTAAAGCCAGGCGTATCGGCTACGTAACCTCCGCCAATTTCAATCAGCTCCACATGCCTCGTCGTATGCTTCCCCCGTCCAAGACGGTTGCTGATCGCATTCGTCTCAAGCTGCAGCCCCGGAACAATCGCATTAAGCAGCGAAGATTTCCCTACGCCCGATTGACCGGCAAAAACCGCCAAATGCCCTTGCAGCCGCTTCTGAAGCTCCTCAATGCCCTTGCCTTGTCTAGAACTTGTCCCATATATCTCGTAGCCAATGGCCGAATAAATGCGGTTGACAGAAGCAGCGGCTTCAGCAGCCGCTTCTGTCTCCTCGCCATCATGCTCCAAATCCTGCTTGCTGAGGCAAAGCACCGCTTCTATTTCCGCATGCTCGATATGTACAAGAAACTTATCGAGCAGCGTCAAATTGAGCGCTGGCTCCGTTACGGAAAACACCAGCATCGCCACATCAATATTGGCTACCGGAGGGCGTATAAGCTCGGATGAGCGGGGCAAAACCCGCTCTACCGTTCCCTCGCCGTTCTCCGTCAAGCTATACACAACTTCGTCGCCGACTAATGGCGTAATTCCTTTGTTTTTCAAAACGCCGCGCCCGCGGCATTGTACCGTTGCATCCTGAGATTCAGCATCATCAGGCAGTACATAATAATATCCGCTAAGCGCCTTTACAATGCGTCCGCGAAGCTCAAGAGATGCGTGATTATGGCTGCTGCTCATCTTTTCCCTTGTCTTTTCCTTTCGCTTTTCCCTTGTCGCTTCCTTGGTCATTGCCGTTGTTAACCTCCGATTGGTCCGGCTCCACTGTCGGTTCAGGAGCTGGCGATTCCGATACGGCTGGCTCTTCAGTAACAGGCGTAGTCACCTGTTCGTCTTCGCCCGGCACCGTGACCGTAGATGAACTGCTGCTTTGCGCCAGTTGATCGTAAGTGACGGATTTCGTATCTACAAACTGGCTGTCCCGATAAATCGTAATCATGGCCTCGGTATTCGGTGCTAGGACAACAGTTACGGGAAACGTCTGTGTATCTTGAATTTGGTTTCTGCCCCATTCAATGTTTTGCCCTCTGGAGTCGGTATAGACGATGCGAATTTCGCTCGTTTTTCCAGCCTTCGCAGGCGAAATGACAACATTGAACTGATGCTCCTTCGCTTCCGCAGAAGGACCTGAGCTGACACGAATGGTGATTTTTGTGCCTTTCGGAACAAGGTCATTTGGCTTGTATTGATCTTGATTCAGCACTAGGCCCTTGGCCTGTACATAGCTCGGCTCATACAAAATATCATCGTCTGATAGCGTAAGCCCATTCGCCTTCACCATATCTTTAGCCTCAGCTACTGTCTTGCCAATTAAATTCGGCATCTTTATCGTTTCCATGCCTTTGCTGACCATAAACTGGAGTTTTATCTTATTTGGATCAAAATCCGTTCCTGGCTCCGGCTGTTGTGTCACAACCGTATCCATTTCCTGCTCGCTGAATACTTCTTCAGCCTCAATTTGCGTATCGGGATTAATACCAAGCGCAGTCAGCTCATCTCTAACCGCCTGCAGCGTCTTGCCCCGGTAATCGCCAAGCTTCTTCAGCATCGGCCCATCACTCACAGATAACTGGATGAACGAGCCCTGCTTGACGCGCATATTTCTTTTCGTCTGCTCAAATACCTGATTGAGCGGTATATCATCGCGGTACTCCCGTATCGTCGGCTCCTGCACCTTCAGCCCGAGCTCGTCAAGCTTTGCCGTCGCCTGCTCCAAATCGAGGCCGACAACGTACGGCACATCCACTTCCTCAACGTCCAGCCGGTCAAGCAATGTTACGAATCCCCATATAATGAATGCCAGGACAACCAGCGTGCTAGCCACGATTATCGTCGGTCGCTTCCAGCCTGTTGCTTTCTTGTTCAGAACTTCTTTATCTCCCTGCCGGCCCGTCTTTCCTGAAGAAACCTCCGCCTTGTCATAGCTTGACTCGCTCTGGCGAATTGGACGGATATCACTGCCGCGAATGGCTGGCATGACACGAGTCTCATCCAAATCATTCACATGGGCAAATGAAACCTTCTCCTCATTCCTGCGATTAGGCGCAAGGCAAGTTTCCAGATCGTTCAGCATTTCCTGGGCCGAATGGTAGCGTTCCCCCGGATTTTTGCGCATCGCCCGTAAAATGACGTTTTCCACACTTTGCGGAATATGAGGATTCACAACACGCGGCTCCTCAAATGTGTCCTGCAAATGCTTCAAAGCTACGCTGATCGGGCTTTCTCCCAGAAAAGGCAAATTGCCGGTCAGCATTTGATAGAGCACTATGCCAAGGGAATACAAGTCGGATTTCTCGCCAGTGCTTACCCCTTTCGCATGCTCAGGAGAAAAATAGTGAACCGACCCCAGCACGGAGCCTGTCTGGGTAATTGTAGAAGAAGTAACGGCACGGGCTATACCGAAATCAGTTACTTTGACCCTGCCATTTTTACCAATCAAAATATTATGCGGTTTAATATCGCGATGAATAATATGATTCTGATGGGCATGACCGAGCGCATCGCAGATTTGAATGGCAATACGAACCGATTCATCCGCCTGCAGCGGGGCACGCTCCACAATAATCTCATTGAGATTGCTTCCTTCGATATATTCCATAACAATATAATGCGTATCTTCCTCTTGTCCTACATCATAGATGCTAACGACATTCGGATGGGATAACGCAGCTGCCGACTGCGCCTCACGGCGAAATCTGCGAATAAATTCTTCATCATGCACAAACTGCTGGCGCAGCACTTTAACCGCTACATTGCGGTTCAACAGGACGTCATGGGCTTTATAGACAAGCGCCATGCCGCCTCCGCCGATGCGAGTCAGAATTTCATAGCGACCGCCTAAATTATGCCCTATCATCAGCTGTACACTCCTCTCGATCTGCGCTGGAATTTACTTGCAGCAGCACGACGGTCACATTATCGTCCCCGCCGGCGCGCAGCGCCAAATGGATGAGATGCTCCGCTTTATCTTTCAGGCTCGCTCCACCCTTCGTTACAGTATGCATAATTTGATCATCGCTGACCATGTTCGTCAGCCCATCGCTGCAAAGCAAAATGAAATCATCGGCCGAGTAGGAAATCGTCTGTATATCAACCTCAACAGATGCATCGGTGCCTACCGCACGGGTAAGCACATTGCGCCGTGGATGAACAGCCGCCTCCTTCTCGCTGATCTGACCTGATTTCAGCAGTTCATTGACAAGCGTATGATCCTCCGTCAGCTGCACAATGCAGCTTTTGGATATGACATAAGCGCGGCTGTCCCCGATATGCCCGATGACGGCTTCCCGCCCTTGAAACATGGCAGCAACTATTGTAGTGCCCATATTATAATATTGCTCATTGCGCGATGCCATGTCATAAACGACATCATTCGCACTTACAATGGCTTTGCGCAAAAATGCTTTGCCTTCCTCAATAGAAAAGTCAGGTCTCGCCGCAATAGGCTCCAGCATTTCACGGAATGTATTCACTGCCAGCTGGCTCGCTACATCGCCCGCCTGATGGCCGCCCATCCCGTCAGCGACTATAGCAAACGTGATGCCATTATCCAGCTGTCCTACCCATGAATGATCTTCATTGACTTGACGAACTTTTCCGATGTCGCTCAGGTTTGCCGTAATCAACCGTTATCACCTCGTCGTAGACTCCATGTGCTTCGCACGAAGCTGCCCGCAAGCGGCGGCAATGTCATGCCCTTGCTCCCTGCGAATCGTTGCATTTATTTTGTTTTTCTCCAGTATACGCTGGAACTCAAAAATATCCTCCCGCGGCGTACGCACATAATTTCGCTCCGGCACATGGTTGACCGGAATCAAATTGACGTGGCACAGCAGCCCTTTAAGGACATCCGCCAGCTCCTGCGCATGCTCGGGACGGTCATTGACCCCGCCGATCAATGCGTATTCAAACGAAATC from the Paenibacillus sp. BIHB 4019 genome contains:
- the spoVM gene encoding stage V sporulation protein SpoVM, with the protein product MKFYTIKLPKFLGGFVKAILNTFQKS
- the rpe gene encoding ribulose-phosphate 3-epimerase; the protein is MTIIAPSILSADFSRLGAEISGIEQAGADWIHVDVMDGQFVPNLTFGPPVIAAVRPATKLPFDVHLMIERPELSIANYAAAGADRITVHAESCVHLHRTIYQIKELGLPAGVAINPGTPVSVLESVLGDLDLILVMTVNPGFGGQKFIPYSLNKLRQIRSMLMERELQHVHVQVDGGINEETAKLVTEAGANVLVAGNAVFAQADRAAAISVLR
- the rsgA gene encoding ribosome small subunit-dependent GTPase A; translated protein: MSSSHNHASLELRGRIVKALSGYYYVLPDDAESQDATVQCRGRGVLKNKGITPLVGDEVVYSLTENGEGTVERVLPRSSELIRPPVANIDVAMLVFSVTEPALNLTLLDKFLVHIEHAEIEAVLCLSKQDLEHDGEETEAAAEAAASVNRIYSAIGYEIYGTSSRQGKGIEELQKRLQGHLAVFAGQSGVGKSSLLNAIVPGLQLETNAISNRLGRGKHTTRHVELIEIGGGYVADTPGFSQLDFTELGIEDLGYCFREIRALSPDCKFRGCTHVQEPGCAVLAALAEGKIEPSRHENYLQFLNEMKDKKRRY
- the pknB gene encoding Stk1 family PASTA domain-containing Ser/Thr kinase, which encodes MIGHNLGGRYEILTRIGGGGMALVYKAHDVLLNRNVAVKVLRQQFVHDEEFIRRFRREAQSAAALSHPNVVSIYDVGQEEDTHYIVMEYIEGSNLNEIIVERAPLQADESVRIAIQICDALGHAHQNHIIHRDIKPHNILIGKNGRVKVTDFGIARAVTSSTITQTGSVLGSVHYFSPEHAKGVSTGEKSDLYSLGIVLYQMLTGNLPFLGESPISVALKHLQDTFEEPRVVNPHIPQSVENVILRAMRKNPGERYHSAQEMLNDLETCLAPNRRNEEKVSFAHVNDLDETRVMPAIRGSDIRPIRQSESSYDKAEVSSGKTGRQGDKEVLNKKATGWKRPTIIVASTLVVLAFIIWGFVTLLDRLDVEEVDVPYVVGLDLEQATAKLDELGLKVQEPTIREYRDDIPLNQVFEQTKRNMRVKQGSFIQLSVSDGPMLKKLGDYRGKTLQAVRDELTALGINPDTQIEAEEVFSEQEMDTVVTQQPEPGTDFDPNKIKLQFMVSKGMETIKMPNLIGKTVAEAKDMVKANGLTLSDDDILYEPSYVQAKGLVLNQDQYKPNDLVPKGTKITIRVSSGPSAEAKEHQFNVVISPAKAGKTSEIRIVYTDSRGQNIEWGRNQIQDTQTFPVTVVLAPNTEAMITIYRDSQFVDTKSVTYDQLAQSSSSSTVTVPGEDEQVTTPVTEEPAVSESPAPEPTVEPDQSEVNNGNDQGSDKGKAKGKDKGKDEQQP
- a CDS encoding Stp1/IreP family PP2C-type Ser/Thr phosphatase — its product is MITANLSDIGKVRQVNEDHSWVGQLDNGITFAIVADGMGGHQAGDVASQLAVNTFREMLEPIAARPDFSIEEGKAFLRKAIVSANDVVYDMASRNEQYYNMGTTIVAAMFQGREAVIGHIGDSRAYVISKSCIVQLTEDHTLVNELLKSGQISEKEAAVHPRRNVLTRAVGTDASVEVDIQTISYSADDFILLCSDGLTNMVSDDQIMHTVTKGGASLKDKAEHLIHLALRAGGDDNVTVVLLQVNSSADREECTADDRA